A genomic window from Lotus japonicus ecotype B-129 chromosome 1, LjGifu_v1.2 includes:
- the LOC130734104 gene encoding protein DETOXIFICATION 48-like — MCDSNSMPSSTSPFLCPTKTQLITPHPKPDDQVEDELHRWPTPNEAIAEIKAIGKISGPTAITGLLLYSRAMISMIFLGYLGEMELAGGSLSIGFANITGYSVISGLAMGMEPICGQAYGAKQWKLLGLTLQRTVLLLLSTSIPISFMWLNMERILLWTGQDQEISSMAQSFILFSVPDLFLLSILHPLRIYLRAQGITMPLTYCSAISVLLHVPLNFLLVVHFKMGIAGVAIAMVLTNLNLILFLSSFVYFSGVHRDTWVSPSLDCIKGWSSLLALAIPTCVSVCLEWWWYEFMIMLCGLLVNPKATIASMGILIQTTSLVYVFPSSLSLGVSTRVGNELGANRPAKARISMIVSLFCAVGLGLAAMVFTTLMRHQWGRFFTSDSEILELTALVLPIVGLCELGNCPQTTGCGVLRGSARPTIGANINLGSFYLVGMPVAILMGFVGKMGFAGLWLGLLAAQGSCAGLMLVVLYRTDWNVQVERAKELTKSSTTAPTISADTANSKLPTFTKAKANMNKINAHACLEEIVITDDKATNTITKACSLETDPLIINTTIH, encoded by the exons ATGTGTGATTCCAACTCTATGCCATCTTCAACATCCCCATTTCTGTGTCCCACAAAAACCCAACTCATAACTCCACACCCTAAACCAGATGATCAAGTAGAAGATGAACTTCACAGATGGCCTACTCCAAATGAG GCCATAGCAGAAATCAAGGCAATAGGGAAGATATCAGGCCCAACAGCCATCACAGGATTGCTCCTATACTCAAGAGCTATGATCTCCATGATTTTCCTTGGCTACCTTGGTGAGATGGAGCTAGCAGGAGGCTCTCTCTCCATTGGTTTCGCCAACATCACCGGCTACTCTGTCATCTCTGGTCTAGCCATGGGGATGGAACCCATTTGTGGACAAGCTTATGGAGCAAAACAATGGAAGCTACTTGGGTTAACACTGCAAAGAACAGTGCTCCTACTCCTCTCCACCTCCATCCCCATCTCATTCATGTGGCTTAACATGGAGAGAATCCTCCTGTGGACAGGTCAAGACCAAGAAATATCATCAATGGCACAAAGTTTCATTCTTTTCTCCGTACCAGACCTTTTCTTACTTTCAATTCTTCACCCTTTAAGAATctacctcagggctcaaggaatCACAATGCCATTAACATATTGCTCAGCTATTTCTGTTCTGCTCCATGTCCCTCTCAATTTCCTTCTTGTGGTTCATTTCAAGATGGGAATTGCAGGGGTGGCAATAGCAATGGTTTTGACAAACCTCAACctcattctctttctttcctcttTTGTCTACTTCTCTGGGGTCCACAGGGACACATGGGTTTCCCCAAGCTTGGACTGCATCAAAGGGTGGTCTTCATTGCTTGCACTTGCTATTCCTACTTGTGTTTCTGTTTGCCTTGAGTGGTGGTGGTATGAGTTCATGATAATGCTTTGTGGCCTTCTTGTGAACCCAAAAGCCACCATTGCTTCAATGGGGATTCTCATCCAAACAACATCTTTGGTCTATGTGTTCCCATCATCACTGAGCCTTGGTGTTTCCACAAGAGTGGGGAATGAGCTAGGCGCGAATCGCCCCGCGAAAGCGAGGATTTCTATGATTGTTTCACTTTTTTGTGCTGTGGGTTTAGGCCTTGCAGCCATGGTGTTCACCACCTTGATGAGGCACCAGTGGGGAAGATTCTTCACTAGTGACAGTGAGATTCTTGAGCTCACAGCTCTTGTGTTGCCAATTGTTGGGCTTTGTGAGCTTGGGAATTGCCCACAGACTACAGGTTGTGGGGTCCTGAGGGGCAGTGCAAGGCCCACCATTGGAGCAAACATCaacttgggatctttttacttgGTGGGTATGCCAGTTGCAATTCTTATGGGGTTTGTGGGTAAAATGGGGTTTGCTGGGCTTTGGCTTGGGTTGCTTGCTGCACAAGGCTCATGTGCTGGGCTTATGCTGGTTGTTCTCTACAGAACAGATTGGAATGTGCAAGTAGAAAGGGCAAAAGAGCTCACAAAATCATCAACAACAGCTCCCACTATTTCTGCTGATACTGCTAATTCTAAATTACCTACATTCACAAAAGCTAAGGCTAACATGAACAAGATTAATGCTCATGCTTGTCTTGAAGAGATTGTTATCACTGATGATAAGGCTACCAATACCATTACCAAGGCATGTTCACTTGAGACTGATCCTCTGATCATAAACACTACCATACACTGA